Proteins encoded by one window of Deltaproteobacteria bacterium RBG_16_64_85:
- a CDS encoding SsrA-binding protein, protein MPEKIVSTNRRARHEYHILESFECGLVLHGYEVKSIREGRINIQDAYGTVREDEAFIENMHISPYSHGDLRVIDPLRTRKLLLKRKEIDYLLGKTRERGLTLVPLKLYFKGPRLKLEVGVARGKKLYDKREDMAERDARRDIERAVRGKRKA, encoded by the coding sequence CTGCCCGAGAAGATCGTCAGCACGAACCGGCGCGCCCGGCACGAGTACCATATCCTCGAATCCTTCGAGTGCGGCCTCGTCCTCCACGGCTACGAGGTCAAGTCGATCCGCGAGGGCCGAATCAACATCCAGGACGCCTACGGGACCGTCCGCGAGGACGAGGCGTTCATCGAGAACATGCACATCTCGCCGTATTCCCACGGTGACCTGAGGGTGATCGATCCCCTTCGTACCCGCAAGCTCCTGCTCAAGCGGAAAGAGATCGATTACCTTCTGGGGAAGACCCGGGAGCGGGGCCTGACCCTCGTCCCGCTCAAGCTCTATTTCAAGGGGCCCCGTTTGAAGCTGGAGGTCGGGGTGGCACGAGGGAAGAAGCTCTACGACAAGCGGGAGGACATGGCGGAACGGGACGCCCGGAGAGACATCGAGCGCGCCGTACGGGGGAAGAGAAAGGCTTGA